Below is a window of Pseudodesulfovibrio sp. 5S69 DNA.
AAGGCCATCTGCTCCGAGATCGACATCCCGGTCCAGCTGGGCGGCGGCATCCGCGACATCGCCACGGCCAAGAAGTACATCGAGGCCGGCGTGCGCCGCTTGATCATCGGCACCATGGCCCTGGAGAACCCGCAACTCTTCTCCGACCTGTGCACTGCCCTGCCCGGCCGCATCGGCGTCTCCCTGGACGCCGTGGACGGCAGACTCAAGACCAAGGGCTGGGTCGAGGACGCGGGCCTGACCATCGACGACGTCCTGCCGCGCCTGGAAAAGGACGGCATCTGCTTCATCGTCTACACCGACATCGCCCGTGACGGCATGCAGACCGGCGTCAACCTCGACGCCCTGGCCGCCCTGTGCGCCAAGACTTCGGTCCCGGTCATCGCCGCCGGCGGCGTCCATACCCTCGATGACATCAAGAATCTCTATCCCCTGTCCAAAAAAGGCCTCGAAGGCGCCATATCCGGCCGCGCCATCTACGTCGGCACCCTCGACGTCAAAGAGGCCAACATATGGATCGACGCGCAGTAGGGCGGATACCACGCAATCAAAAAAGGGCGACCGCCGAGCGGTCGCCCTTTTTTTTTATGCCTCCGGGCCTCCAGCCGTTGGCGAGTCTTCGAGCCTTACGGCTGAGGACAGCAGCGACAGGCGGAAGGGGAAGGGAAACCCTTTGAAAAGGGTTTCCCTTCCCCTTCCCCGGCCTCCATCCCCATCCTTTCCTAAACTTTTTCCATCCGCTTCGCGGGGCGGTAGACGCAATAAAAAAGACCTCTGACTCAGCAATGAGTCGGAGGTCTCTATTTTTGATTCTTCTGGAGCGATTCGGGTGCACAGCACCCGACAGCGGCTCTTTCTTCAGCCGTCAAATCGTCCTCGGGATAGGCTATCGGAAGCCGCCCCCCTTATTCAGCGTCTCCCCCAGTAGGGTAGATGTGGACGTCTTGCTGGGGGTAGGGGATGGAGATGCCTTCCTGGTCGAAGACCAGCTTCACCTTTTCGGTCAGGGCGAAGTACACGCCCCAGTAGTCGCTGGTCTTGCACCACGGGCGGACCACGAAGTTGACCGAGGAGTCGGCCAACTCCATGACCTGGATGACCGGGGCGGGCTCGGCCAGGACGCGCGGTTCCTCGGACACGATGCGCTCCAGGGTCTTCTTGGCCTTGAGCAGGTCGTCGTCGTAGCCGATGCCGAAGGTCATGTCCACGCGCCGGGTGTCGTTGGCCGTCACGTTGGTGATGGTCCCCCCGAGCACGGCGGAGTTGGGCACGGTGATGACCTTGTTGTCCGGGGTGGTCAGCACGGTGTTGAAGATGTTGATGGCCGTGACCGTGCCGGACTGGCCGCCTGCGGTGACGTAGTCGCCCTTCTTGAAGAACTTGAGCAGGATGAGCATGACGCCCGCCGCAAAGTTGGACAGGGAGTCCTTGAGGGCCAAGCCGACGGCCAAACCGGCGGCGCCGAGTACGGCCAGGAAGCTGGTCACGTTGATGCCCGCCTGGCCGAGCGCCGCGATGACCACCGCGGCGATCAATGCGTAATAGGTGATGTTTTTGAGGAACACGGCCAGCGTCTCGTCCACCTTGGCTTTGATCAGGCTCTTCTTGATCCCGTTGGCCAGGGCCTTGGCGATGATCCGCCCGATAATGAATATGAGCAGGGCCACGATAATCCGCAGCCCGTACTGGGTGACGTAAGCGACAATGGTATCGGTCAGTTGGGAGATATTGATGTCCATGGTTCCTCCGAAAAAGATGGGATGTGATCTCGTCGTCAGGATTCTTAGCACAAGGTAAGGAATATCGGAACAGTTTTATGGGGAAAAGGCGATGCCTTTTCGCCTATCCGTCGCCCCATTTTCCGCGCTCTTCCACCCGGATGTATTTCTGGAAGGTGTAGTAGAACCCGGCCAGCGCATTGCACAGCCCGGCGGTGCCGTCCAGGAAGCCGAGCTTGAGCAGGTAGAGCTTGACGAAGCGCATCACGGCGTGGAGCAGGGCTCGGGCCGGGCCGCCTTTGCGGCCCTTTTCGCGCAGGGCGGCCGCGCCCTCCTCGGCGTAGTAGTTGATCTTGTCCATGTGCTGCCGGAAGGACTCGTAGGGGTAGTGCAGGATGTCGCCGGACAGCTTCCCGGTCTCGCCGATCGGGTTGAAGTGGTAGTGCGCGCCCGAGGCCGTGACCTCCATCTTGCCGGAGCGGAAGACGCGGAACAGGTAGTCCGGGTACCACCCGGAGTGCTTCATGAACCGGTTGAAATAAAAGGAGCTGCGGGGCACGTAATAGCCCGCTATCGGCTCGTTGGCCGTGAGCCTGTCCTCGATGTTCGCGCGCAGTTCGTCGGTCAGGAACTCGTCCTGGTCCAGCGAGACCACCCAGGCGGTGTTGATTTCCTTCAGCGCGAAGTTGAACTGGTCCACCGGGCCGGGCCACGGCCGGACCACGACCCGCGCGCCGCACTTCTCCGCGATCTCGCGGGTGCGGTCCGTGGACTGCGAATCCACCACCAGCAGTTCGTCGCAGAAATCGAGCGACTTGAGGCATTGTTCGAGCAGCCGCTCGCCATTGAAGGTCAGGACCAGGCCGGTCACGGTTTCGCGCATGGTTTTCTCCTTGGGCAGGGGGATCATAGCCGCTATCCGCGGCTCGGTCCATCCGAAACAAAAAGGCCCCCCTTCCTGCGAAGAGGGGCCTTGGGTCAATTGCGGATTAGAGGTCGGTGTGGTGGTCCGGGCCGGACGGGTTGACCTCGTCGGGCAGCGGCTCGTTGCAGTCCTTGCAGGGCAGGATCAGGTTCAGGACGACGCCCACAATACCGGCCAGGCCGATACCGCCGAGCTTGACGATGATCAGGTCGAAACTCATGCCGCCGATGCCGAAGACCAGGATGATGGCCACGATAGCCATGTTGCGCGGCAGCATAAGGTCGTTGCCCGCGCGCACCAGGGTGTTGATGCCGATGACGGTGATGGCACCGAAGAGCAGGATCATGATGCCGCCCATGACCGGCACCGGGATGGTATTCAGGAACGAGCCGAGCTTGCCTACGAAGGCCAGGACGATGGCGGTGATGGCCGCCCAGGTCATGATGGCCGGGTTGAAGGAGCGGGTCAGGGCCACGGCCCCGGAAACCTCCGAGTAGGTGGTGTTCGGCGGGCCGCCTAGGCAGGCCGCCAGGGAAGTGGCCAGTCCGTCTCCAAGCAGGGTGTTCTGGATGCCGGGGTCCTTGACGTAGTCCTTGCCGGAGATGCCGCCGATGGCCAGGATGTCGCCGAAGTGCTCAATGGCCGGGGCGATGGCCACGGGCACGATGAACAGGATGGCTTCGAGGTTCCAGGTAGGGAACGTGAATTTGGGCATTTCCAGGAGCGGGGCCTCGGCGATCTTACCGAAGCTGATCAGGGCAGGGGCAGTCCAGTTTTGGAGCTGGCCGGGATCGAACGCGGCCTGCTGGGCCGCGGTGAAGCCGGTGGCGTCCAGGATCAGGGAGGTCGCGTAACCAGCGGCGATGCCGAGCATGATCGGGATCAGCTTGATCCAGCCCTTGCCCAGCAGAGAGGCAAAAATGGTGGTCAACAGTGCCACGCCCGCGATGATCATGGCCGTGTTGTTGGGCACAAGCCAGGCCGAGCCGTCGCCGGTGCGGCCCATGGCCATGTGCACCGCGGTGGGAGCCAGGATCAGGCCGATGACCATGATCACCGGGCCGGTGACCACGGGCGGGAGCACGCGGCGGAGCATGCCCGAGCCGTAGATGCGGATGAGCACGCTCAGGATGGCGTAGAGCACGCCTGCGCCCGCCAGGCCGCACATGGTGGACGGGATGCCCCAGGTTTGCACGCCGTAGATGATCGGCGCGATGAAGGCGAAGCTGGACGCCAGGAACACCGGGACCTTGCCTCGGGTTATAACCTGAAACAGCAGGGTGCCCGCGCCCGCAGTGAACAGGGCCACGTTCGGGTCCAGTCCGGTCAGCAGCGGGACCAGGACCAGCGCGCCGAATGCCACGAAGAGCATCTGCGCGCCCAGCAGCGCGTCCTTCAGTTTGAAATTGTACTCGGTGGAATGCACGTCACTCATCGTTCCCCACTCCTCTCTCTTGGTTGCGGAGCCCCCCGACTCCTGTGTTGCCCCTCTGGCCTCAAAAAAAGGCACGCTGTGCAGCGTGCCCTTTGCCTACTTGGTTCCGAATATCTTGTCCCCCGCGTCACCGAGACCGGGGATGATATAGCCTACGTCGTTCAATTTTTCGTCCACCGCCGCGGTGTAGATGTCCACGTCGGGGTGTTCGGTCAGGATGCGCTCGATGCCCTCGGGCGCGGCGCACAGGAACAGGCCGCGAATGGACTTGCAGCCCGCTTCCTTGAGCAGCTTGATGGTCGCGTTCAGAGTACCGCCCGTGGCCAGCATGGGGTCCAGAATCAGGGCTATGCGCTCTTCGATGTTCTTGGCCAGCTTGACGTAGTACTGGACGGGCTCCAGCGTCTCCTCGTTGCGGTAAAAGCCGACAACCGACGCCTTGGCGCCGGGGATCATGTCGTACACGCCGTCAAGCATGCCCAGGCCTGCGCGCAGGATGGGCACCACGGTAACCTTCTTGCCCTTGATGCAGTCCACCTCGACCTTGCCCGCCCATCCCTTGATGGTCTTCTTTTCGGTCTCGAAATCCTTGGTCGCCTCATAGGTCAGCAGACGGGTGATCTCGTTGGCCAGCGTCCGGAAGTGGCTGGTGGAAATGTCGTGCTGACGGAGTAGACCAACCTTGTGCCGGATAAGCGGGTGGTCGACCAGGTGTAAGGCCATGTTCGCCTCTCTTTGGGTTTTGATTATATGTAAAGAAAGTTTCAATTGCGCAAAATTTCTTTTTTCTAAGCCGATGCCGGGAGAGGGTCAAGAGCCAATTTTGTCAACGGTGAATGCATAAAATCAATTTGAATTTTACTTTCCAATGATTCCCGGTATATCACCTTGACCATGACGAACGAGAAATCCGAACAGCGGTGGGAGCGGACCGTTCCAGAGGCAGACGCTGGGTTGCGCCTGGACAAGTTCTGGGGCCGCGAGTTGGCCGGGGAGGGCGTCTCCCGAGGCCGTATCAAGGCCTGGGTCGAGTCCGGCCTGGCCCTTGTCGACGGCGAGGTCGCGGCCAAGGGCAACCGGAAGCTCATGCCGGGCCAGACCGTGTCCATCCGGGCCGCCGGGCCCGAGCCGGGCGAGCTCGCGGCCGAACCGGTCCGGGGCGACATCCAGGCCGTGTTCGAGGACGCCGACATGCTCGTGGTCGTCAAGCCCGCGGGGCTGACCACCCACCCCGCGCCCGGCGAACCCGGCCCCACTTTGGTCAACCTGCTTGTTCATCGGTGGCCGGACATCGCGGCCGAGAACAGCTCCATGGACCCGCAGCGGCCCGGCATCGTCCACCGCCTGGACAAGGACACCTCCGGGCTCATGGCCGTGGCCCGGACCGAACCGGCGCGCCTGGCCCTGTCCGCGAGTTTCGCCGAGCGCAGGACCTTCAAGGTCTATCTGGCCCTGGTCCACGGGTGCCCCGAGCCCGACCGGGGAACCATCGACGCGCCCATGGGCCGCCACCCGCACCACAAGACGCGCATGGCCGTGCTGCCCAAGGGCGGGCGCGAGGCCCGCAGCGACTACCGGGTGCTCTGGACCGGACCGCGCGGCCTGGCCTCCCTGGTGGCCGTGCGCATCCACACCGGCCGGACCCACCAGATCCGCGTGCACATGGCCCACATCGGCCACCCGCTCCTCGGCGATGCGGTCTACGGCGCGCGCGAGAACGCCGAGTGGTCGCGGCGGCCCGACCGGCTGGCCGGCCTGGCCCCGCGCCAGATGCTCCACGCCTTTTATCTCTCCGTGCCCCATCCGGCCACGGGCGAGCCGGTGACCCGCTGGCTGGCCCCGCCCGAGGACTTCCGCACGCTCTTCGCCGGGCTGACCCGCGAGTGTCTGCGCGTGGGCATCGTGGGCATGCCGGGCGGCGGCAAGTCCGCGCTGCTCAAGGCCTTGCGCGACCTGGGACGGCCCTGTTTCTCGGCGGACGAGTCCGTGGCCGGACTATACGCTCCGGGCGGCGACGGCGCGGCCATGATCAAGCAGCGGTTCGGCGGGCGCTACACCCTGGACGACGGCGGCGTGGACAAGCCGGGCCTGTTCGCGGCCATGCGCGGGTCCGAGGCCGTGCGCCGCGAGGTCATGGACATGGTCCACCCCATGGTCCGCCACCAGTGCGAGGCATTTTTCCAGGTCCATCGCGACGAGCCCGTGGCCTATGCCGAGATTCCCCTGCTCCTGGAAGGGGGCTGGCACAAGTCCGGCATGGTCGACCTGGTGGCCGGTGTACACTGCCCGGAGGCTAAGCGCACCGGGGAGCTGCGCAAGCTCCGCCGCCTCTCGCCGGAGATCCTGGCCGTGTTCGACTCCTGGCAGTGGCCCGAGGCGGACAAGCTCGCGGCCTGCGACGTGGTCGTGAACAACGACAAGGGGCTGGCCGAGCTGGCCGCCGGGGCGCGCAATCTGGACGAGACCGCGAACGCCGCCTGGGAGCAACGCAACCGGGAGTTTGCGGACTGGATGGACAGGCTGTGGCCCGAGTTGGCCGGTGAACTGGCCGGAGAGCAGGCCGGGAGGGGCGAGGCGTGATCCCCATCCGCGACAACGTGCCGCGCGAGACCCGGCCCTATGCCGTGTTGTCCATCATCGCCGTCAATTTCATCGTCTTCCTGATCGTCTACAGCATGACGCCCGAGGCCAGGACGCGGATCTACTACCTGTTCGGGGTGGTTCCGGCCCGGTTCTTCGAGCCGGACTGGGCGGCCTGGGCGGGCTTCCCGGATACTCTGGGCTGGCCGTTCCTGACCTACATGTTCCTGCACGGCGGCTGGCTGCACGTCATCCTGAACATGTGGATGCTCTGGATCTTCGGGGACAACATCGAGGACGTCACCGGCCACGGCTGGTTCGTGCTCTTCTACGTGCTCTGTGGCCTGGCCGCCGTGGCCACGCACATGGCCTTCGAGCGGTCCTCGCCCATGCCGGTCATCGGCGCGTCCGGGGCCATCGCCGGGATCATGGGCGCGTACATCGTGCTCTATCCCCAGGGCAAGGTCCTGACCCTGATCCCGGTCTTCTTTTTCCCCTTCATCTTCCGCATCCCCGCATCCCTGTTTCTGGGATTCTGGTTCGTCATGCAGATCATCTCCGGGGTGTACTCCACCGTCCACAGCGCGCAGAACGTGGCCTGGTGGGCGCACGTGGGCGGCTTCCTGACCGGGATCGTCCTGATCCGCTGGTTCCGCCGCCCCGGCCGGTGCCGCTACTGCTACAACCCGGACACCAAGGACTACGACCCCGAGGAATCGGGGCCGACTTCTGGTTAAGAGAAATCAGGTGCGGATGCCGCTTCGCGGCGAAGGTCGGATGCTTTTGCCTCCGGCGGGCAGGGGCTCGCCCCCCTGCACCCCAGTGTGCGCCTGCGGCGCGGGTTGGTATGGGGTCGCCGGGGGGATCGGATGTTGATTAGAGCGTCCTGAACCGTTCGGCCAGTTGCCAGCGGTCCACCAGGGTGGCCACCGCCGGGGGAACCAGGTGGCGCCACTCGCCGCCGTCGCGGATGGCCGCGCGCACGTCCGTGCCGCAGATGCCCTTTTCGCTTTGGGGACGCTCCCACATGACGTGGGTGGTCAGGCCCAGCGCCTGGAACCGCTTGAGCTTCTCCCGCCCCCAGTCGTCGTAGATGGTCAGGTAGTAGACCGCGTCGCGCGGGGCGCATCCTTCGAGCAGCTCCGGGCAGTTGATCGGGAAGGGAATCACGGAAAATGCGTGTCGGTCCACCCCGGCCTCCATCAGGGCGGCCTCGATCATGGCCTTGCGTTCCTCGAAGGTCAGGGGGTTGCTCTCCCGGCTGGACCGCTCCGGGTTGGTGGCCTCCTCGCGGGTGGTGGCCGCGTCCGGGTTGGTCACGCCGATGATCAGCCGCTCGCACAACTCTTTGCCCGCCAGCAGGTAGACCAGATGGTCGTTGTGCAGGACCTGGAACCGTCCGTGGATGAAGCCGAGGGGGTGCATGGTTACTCCTGGGGATCGAGGATGAACGGGGAGTGATCGCCCGGCCAGTATTCCACCGGCTCGGGTGTGTCGCGGATGCCCTCCAGCCGGGCGCGGTCGAGATAGTTGAGGACCGTGAACAGGAACTCGCGGCCGCGCATGCAGCCCAGCGCACCTCCGGCCACGGAGACCTCGTCGAAGGCGGCGACCCGGTCGCGGCGAACGCCTCGGCCAGAGAACAGCAGCGGCACGGGCTCGCCCGAATGGATCAGCGCGCCGCAGCTCGGGGTGGAATGGTCTGCGGTCACGGCCAGGAGCAGGCGTTGGTCTGCCAGGACGGCGTCGGCCACCTCGCCGAGCCCCCGGTCCAGGGACTCGATGACCCGGACCTTGGCCTCGGGGTCCTTGGTGTGGGCCGCCTGGTCCGGTCTCTTGGTGTGCACGTGTATGAAATCATAGTCGTCCACGCGGTCGAGCGCCAGCCGGATGCGCTCGGCCAGGTCCGCGCCCGGATCGTCCGTGTCGCGCGCCTTCAGGAAATCCATGCCCGTGAACCGGGCCAGCCCGGCGTACATGGCCCCGGTGGCGATGGACAGCGCGCGCAATCCGTACCGCCGGCGCATGGTCGGGCAGCGGGTCAGCCGCCCGGCCCGTTGGGTGACCAGCCCGTTGGCCGGGACCTGCCCGGCCCGCTCCCGCTCGCGGTTGAAGGGCAGGGCCGAGAGGGTGCGGTGCGCCCGCAGGAGATATTGCTCCAGGACGTGCGCCGTGCGCAGCGCGGCCCGGTCCTCGTGATCCTTGAGCGGCAGGGGGCGGGGCAGGATCCGTCCGTCCACCATGGGGTTGGTGTCCGTGACAAAGGGCGAGACCTCGCCGCGCAGGACCAGCACGCCGAACAGACCGCCCACCGGGTGCAGGGAGGCGGCCACTCCCTCGGACTCGAAGGGCGGCAGGGCGGCGAACAGGGCGTCGGCCTCGCCGGGGGTGGCCGGGACCTTGTCGTGGAGCAGGGTCAACCGGTTGTCCGCGTCCGGGCCGATGTGGGCGAAGTGGGTGAGCAGGGCCACGTCGTCGGGGCCGAGGTCCAACCCCGCGCCCAGGGCCTCCAGTGCGCCGCGTCCCGGGAACTCCTCGGGCAGCCCGCCGAACAGGGCGAAGTGGGCGTTCTCCGAGGGCAGGGGCTGGCCGAAGAAGGTGGCGTGGTATAGTCCGGTGGCGGAGAGGGCGGCCAGTCGGTCCAGGCACGGCGTGGCCGCCGCCTGGAGCGGAGTGCGGTCGCCGAGGCAGGGATGGGACCGGTCGCCCAGGCCGTCCAGCAGGACCAGGATGCATGTGTCAGGCATGGGCGGCTCCGGCTCGTTTATAGAAATCATCTATACCAATAATGATTATCATAAATACAATCTCATTGCCTTGCGTGGGGACGGGTGTAGGATAACCACCATGCTGATAGACCTTCACGTCCATTCCACCTGCTCCCCGTGCAGCATCCTGAAGCCTTCGGAGATTCTGAGCAACGCTCGTTCCCTGGGGTTGGATGCCGTTTGTATCACCGATCACGACACCATGTCCATTCTGACACAATGCCGGGAGGGATTTCAGCCCGACGGGCTGCTCCTCATCGTGGGCATGGAGTACACCACGGACCAGGGCGACTACCTGATCTTCGGGAACGTACGCTCCCTCCCCCAGGGGCTGTCCGCCGAGGCGCTGCTGCCGGCGGTGCGCGACCTGGGCGGCGCGGCCATATCGGCGCACCCGTGCCGAACCTGGCGTCCGGCGGACCCGGTCATCTTCGACCGGGGGCTGTGCACCATCGCCGAGGCCGAGAACGGGCGCAACACCAATGTCGAGAACGACCTGGCCATGAGCCTGATCGCGGGACACGACATGACCGCCGTGGCCGGGTCCGACGCCCACTCCCTGAGCGAACTCGGCCGCTGCCCGACACGGTTCACCGTGCCGGTCAACTCCACCAGGGACCTGGTCGAGGCCCTCAACCGGGGTCAGTGCCGTCCCTCCATGGTGCACCGCTCGGCGGCCTGATCCTTCCTGGGCCACGGAACTCCTTCCTACTTCGGCGGAATCAGAAAGGACGTGACCTTGCGCACGCCCTTGACGCCCCTGGCCACCTTCACGGCGAGGGCGGCGTCCTTCTTGCTGCGCACCATGCCGAGCAGCACCACCTCGCCGTTCATGACCTCCTGCTCGATTTGGGTTGAGCTCAGATCGCCGTTGCCGATGAGCTCGGCGCGCACTTTGGCCGCCAGCTCCAGGTCGTCGGCCGTGGTATCGGTCTCGGGCTTGAAGTAGCTGGTCACCTTGGTCACCCCTTCGGTCCCCTTGGCCGTCTTCACCGCAAAGGCGCGGAAGGCGGCGTCGTTGATCGCGCCCACCAGATAGACGTGCTTGAGGAAGGAATAGACGTGGACCTTCAGGGCCAACTTGGAATCCTTGTCCGCCAGGTCGGCCTTGATGGACAGGGATATTTTCTTGTCCGCGGCCTGGTCGCCCACGCTGCGTTCGTCGCGCGCGCTGTCGTAGATGGCCCCCCACGGGGTCCAGGCCAGGCAGGGCAGGGCAAGGCAAAGGATCAGCATGGCGGGAATGAGTGGATGAGAATGACGCATGTTTCCTCCTTTGTAGGCGTGTGGATAACTCTGTGGAAAATTGTCCGCTTTTCGTTTTTTCTGGCTTGACACAATGCAAAGGCATATTACTTTAGGTAAGCGTCGGAGAAATTATAATCAGTCAGCAGCAAGGAAAACGATTCTAATGGAATATAGAGACTATTACAAACTTCTCGGAGTGTCCCGCTCCGCTTCCAAGGAAGAGATCGGCAAGGCTTTCAAGAAGCTGGCCCGGAAGTATCACCCCGATCTCAACCCGAACGACAAGGAAGCCGAGGACAAGTTCAAGGAGATCAACGAGGC
It encodes the following:
- the hisA gene encoding 1-(5-phosphoribosyl)-5-[(5-phosphoribosylamino)methylideneamino]imidazole-4-carboxamide isomerase; protein product: MILFPAVDIKNGECVRLAQGKEDEVTVFASDPVAQARYWEDLGARYLHVVDLDGAFSGVPKNFDLIKAICSEIDIPVQLGGGIRDIATAKKYIEAGVRRLIIGTMALENPQLFSDLCTALPGRIGVSLDAVDGRLKTKGWVEDAGLTIDDVLPRLEKDGICFIVYTDIARDGMQTGVNLDALAALCAKTSVPVIAAGGVHTLDDIKNLYPLSKKGLEGAISGRAIYVGTLDVKEANIWIDAQ
- a CDS encoding mechanosensitive ion channel family protein, with translation MDINISQLTDTIVAYVTQYGLRIIVALLIFIIGRIIAKALANGIKKSLIKAKVDETLAVFLKNITYYALIAAVVIAALGQAGINVTSFLAVLGAAGLAVGLALKDSLSNFAAGVMLILLKFFKKGDYVTAGGQSGTVTAINIFNTVLTTPDNKVITVPNSAVLGGTITNVTANDTRRVDMTFGIGYDDDLLKAKKTLERIVSEEPRVLAEPAPVIQVMELADSSVNFVVRPWCKTSDYWGVYFALTEKVKLVFDQEGISIPYPQQDVHIYPTGGDAE
- a CDS encoding glycosyltransferase family 2 protein; this encodes MRETVTGLVLTFNGERLLEQCLKSLDFCDELLVVDSQSTDRTREIAEKCGARVVVRPWPGPVDQFNFALKEINTAWVVSLDQDEFLTDELRANIEDRLTANEPIAGYYVPRSSFYFNRFMKHSGWYPDYLFRVFRSGKMEVTASGAHYHFNPIGETGKLSGDILHYPYESFRQHMDKINYYAEEGAAALREKGRKGGPARALLHAVMRFVKLYLLKLGFLDGTAGLCNALAGFYYTFQKYIRVEERGKWGDG
- a CDS encoding uracil-xanthine permease family protein, whose amino-acid sequence is MSDVHSTEYNFKLKDALLGAQMLFVAFGALVLVPLLTGLDPNVALFTAGAGTLLFQVITRGKVPVFLASSFAFIAPIIYGVQTWGIPSTMCGLAGAGVLYAILSVLIRIYGSGMLRRVLPPVVTGPVIMVIGLILAPTAVHMAMGRTGDGSAWLVPNNTAMIIAGVALLTTIFASLLGKGWIKLIPIMLGIAAGYATSLILDATGFTAAQQAAFDPGQLQNWTAPALISFGKIAEAPLLEMPKFTFPTWNLEAILFIVPVAIAPAIEHFGDILAIGGISGKDYVKDPGIQNTLLGDGLATSLAACLGGPPNTTYSEVSGAVALTRSFNPAIMTWAAITAIVLAFVGKLGSFLNTIPVPVMGGIMILLFGAITVIGINTLVRAGNDLMLPRNMAIVAIILVFGIGGMSFDLIIVKLGGIGLAGIVGVVLNLILPCKDCNEPLPDEVNPSGPDHHTDL
- the upp gene encoding uracil phosphoribosyltransferase, translated to MALHLVDHPLIRHKVGLLRQHDISTSHFRTLANEITRLLTYEATKDFETEKKTIKGWAGKVEVDCIKGKKVTVVPILRAGLGMLDGVYDMIPGAKASVVGFYRNEETLEPVQYYVKLAKNIEERIALILDPMLATGGTLNATIKLLKEAGCKSIRGLFLCAAPEGIERILTEHPDVDIYTAAVDEKLNDVGYIIPGLGDAGDKIFGTK
- a CDS encoding dephospho-CoA kinase — translated: MTNEKSEQRWERTVPEADAGLRLDKFWGRELAGEGVSRGRIKAWVESGLALVDGEVAAKGNRKLMPGQTVSIRAAGPEPGELAAEPVRGDIQAVFEDADMLVVVKPAGLTTHPAPGEPGPTLVNLLVHRWPDIAAENSSMDPQRPGIVHRLDKDTSGLMAVARTEPARLALSASFAERRTFKVYLALVHGCPEPDRGTIDAPMGRHPHHKTRMAVLPKGGREARSDYRVLWTGPRGLASLVAVRIHTGRTHQIRVHMAHIGHPLLGDAVYGARENAEWSRRPDRLAGLAPRQMLHAFYLSVPHPATGEPVTRWLAPPEDFRTLFAGLTRECLRVGIVGMPGGGKSALLKALRDLGRPCFSADESVAGLYAPGGDGAAMIKQRFGGRYTLDDGGVDKPGLFAAMRGSEAVRREVMDMVHPMVRHQCEAFFQVHRDEPVAYAEIPLLLEGGWHKSGMVDLVAGVHCPEAKRTGELRKLRRLSPEILAVFDSWQWPEADKLAACDVVVNNDKGLAELAAGARNLDETANAAWEQRNREFADWMDRLWPELAGELAGEQAGRGEA
- a CDS encoding rhomboid family intramembrane serine protease — protein: MIPIRDNVPRETRPYAVLSIIAVNFIVFLIVYSMTPEARTRIYYLFGVVPARFFEPDWAAWAGFPDTLGWPFLTYMFLHGGWLHVILNMWMLWIFGDNIEDVTGHGWFVLFYVLCGLAAVATHMAFERSSPMPVIGASGAIAGIMGAYIVLYPQGKVLTLIPVFFFPFIFRIPASLFLGFWFVMQIISGVYSTVHSAQNVAWWAHVGGFLTGIVLIRWFRRPGRCRYCYNPDTKDYDPEESGPTSG
- a CDS encoding nicotinate-nucleotide adenylyltransferase; this translates as MHPLGFIHGRFQVLHNDHLVYLLAGKELCERLIIGVTNPDAATTREEATNPERSSRESNPLTFEERKAMIEAALMEAGVDRHAFSVIPFPINCPELLEGCAPRDAVYYLTIYDDWGREKLKRFQALGLTTHVMWERPQSEKGICGTDVRAAIRDGGEWRHLVPPAVATLVDRWQLAERFRTL
- a CDS encoding alkaline phosphatase family protein, encoding MPDTCILVLLDGLGDRSHPCLGDRTPLQAAATPCLDRLAALSATGLYHATFFGQPLPSENAHFALFGGLPEEFPGRGALEALGAGLDLGPDDVALLTHFAHIGPDADNRLTLLHDKVPATPGEADALFAALPPFESEGVAASLHPVGGLFGVLVLRGEVSPFVTDTNPMVDGRILPRPLPLKDHEDRAALRTAHVLEQYLLRAHRTLSALPFNRERERAGQVPANGLVTQRAGRLTRCPTMRRRYGLRALSIATGAMYAGLARFTGMDFLKARDTDDPGADLAERIRLALDRVDDYDFIHVHTKRPDQAAHTKDPEAKVRVIESLDRGLGEVADAVLADQRLLLAVTADHSTPSCGALIHSGEPVPLLFSGRGVRRDRVAAFDEVSVAGGALGCMRGREFLFTVLNYLDRARLEGIRDTPEPVEYWPGDHSPFILDPQE
- a CDS encoding PHP domain-containing protein, with the translated sequence MLIDLHVHSTCSPCSILKPSEILSNARSLGLDAVCITDHDTMSILTQCREGFQPDGLLLIVGMEYTTDQGDYLIFGNVRSLPQGLSAEALLPAVRDLGGAAISAHPCRTWRPADPVIFDRGLCTIAEAENGRNTNVENDLAMSLIAGHDMTAVAGSDAHSLSELGRCPTRFTVPVNSTRDLVEALNRGQCRPSMVHRSAA
- a CDS encoding BON domain-containing protein: MRHSHPLIPAMLILCLALPCLAWTPWGAIYDSARDERSVGDQAADKKISLSIKADLADKDSKLALKVHVYSFLKHVYLVGAINDAAFRAFAVKTAKGTEGVTKVTSYFKPETDTTADDLELAAKVRAELIGNGDLSSTQIEQEVMNGEVVLLGMVRSKKDAALAVKVARGVKGVRKVTSFLIPPK